TACGCATGTACTGATGCTCAGGAGGCATGTGATATTGGTGAACGCAATTGTTCTCAGCATATTTTTGCCATTGGTTCGGATTGGGTTCGCCGCGCAATGATTTGTCACCATCTTTACCGCGCCATCCGCTTAAGAAGCCAATGCCTGAATCTAGGGTGGTCTGGAAGCGAGTAATAAAGTCAGGATAATCCTTAAACTTACGATCCCCTTCTGGCGTGGTGAATGCAGGGAACTTTAAGCGGGATGCCAGCTCAATCAAGACTTCCTGGAATGGCTTACATTCTCCTAATGGCTCAAGAACGGGAATGCGAACTGAATCAACGGGGCCATCAAATTCAGAAATGGGTCTGTCGAGCATACTCATGACATCGTGACGCTCTAGATAGGTAGTATCTGGGAGCACTAAGTCAGCTAAGTCGACCATCTCCGACTGGAATGCATCGCATACTACTAAGAATGGAATCTTAAATTCGCCATCATCATTTTTAGCATTGAGATGTTCGCGAACTTCCATCGTATTCATGGTGGAGTTCCAGGACATATTTGCCATGAAGATCATGAGCGTATCAATAGAGTAGGGGTCGCCCTTCACTGCATTGGTAATCACGTTGTGCATTAATCCATGGGCTGCTAAAGGGTGCTCCCATGAATAAGCCTTATCAATGCGTAATGGCTTGCCATCGGAATCTAATGCCAAATCTTCTGGTTGTGTTGGCCATCCGAGCGGAGGTTTGGCCAAAGGAGTATTGGGTTTAATGTCATTCTCAGAAGACGGTGGTTTTGCATTCGGCGGAACTTGACGTGGGTAAGGTGCTTTATGTCTAAACCCGCCTGGGCGATCAATGGTTCCCAATAAAGACATCAGTACTGCTAAGCCACGCGTGGTTTGGAATCCATTGGAGTGTGCTGAGAGACCACGCATTGCATGGAAAGCAACGGGTCTGCCAGTTACAGACTCATGCTTTTCGCCCCAAGAGTCTGTCCACTGAATGGGTAACTCAAATTCTTGACCAAATGCAGTATCGGCCATCTCCAGAGCAAGCTTGCGAATCCGTTCGGCCGAAATGCTAGTAATGGCTGCAGCCCACTCTGGTGTAGTTTCACTCACTTGTCGCTTAAGAAGCTCAAATGAAGGAACCACTTTCTTCCCTTGATGTGGTCCTGGGCCCATGACATATTCACCCAGAAGAGCGGGTGAGGTGCCTTGAGCAAAACAAGGTTTCGCACTTTGGGATTTTTCATCCCAAATATATTTGTTGTGAGGTAAATCCAAGTTAAGCGGATCGGAGTCAGGGTCATACAAGAACAAACCCTCTTCTGGGCCTGAGTCCATGCATACCAATTGCGCTGAATTACTAAAACGTTTTAAGAAGGGGGCATCGTACTTTTCAAGGCGAATCAGCTCATGCATCAAAGCCATGAAGAGCGCCCCATCAGTACCGGGTTTGATTGGAATCCATTCATCTGCAATCGCAGAGTACCCAGTTCTTACTGGGTTGATTGAGATAAAGCGACCACCAGCCCGTTTAAATTTGGACAAAGCAATCTTCATTGGGTTGCTATGGTGATCTTCAGCAGTACCAATCATCACAAACAACTTCGCCTGATCTAAATCCGGACCACCAAACTCCCAAAAGCTTCCACCAATGGTGTAAATCATGCCGGCGGCCATATTGACTGAGCAGAAACCACCATGAGCTGCATAGTTGGGCGTACCAAACTGTCTTGCAAACAAGCCAGTGAGTGCTTGCATTTGGTCGCGGCCCGTAAAGAGGGCGAATTTCTTTGGATCAGTAGCGCGAATTTTGGCAAGACGCTCAGTCAGGATATCAAATGCCTTTTCCCAGCTGATAGGTTCAAACTCGCCATTGCCTCTTTCACTGCCCGCTTTTCGCAACAGTGGTTGCGTAATGCGTGCAGGAGAATTCTGTTTCATGATTCCTGAGGAACCTTTGGCACAAATGACGCCTTGATTCAATGGATGCTCAGGATTGCCATCGATATATACCAATTTACCATCGCGTAAGTGTGCCCGAATGCCACAACGACAAGCGCACATGTAGCAGGTGGTCTTTTTTATCTCCGTTGCTGGCGCTTGTTTATTGACAGGGTCATGCACTGGGTCACTAGAAAATATTTTGAACATAGCTTTCTCAACTATTGAGGATTTTTAGCAAGAAGAATGGCCATTGCTGTAGAGGCCACTCTAGAAAAAACAGAATCAGATCTGGATGTCAGGGTGATAGGCACTTGAGCACCTAAGATGGTTCCAGCACATTCGGCACCAGCCATATAAACAAAGGACTTATAGAGAATATTGCCAACCTGTAAATCAGGCATCAACAAGAGATCTGGATCCCCAGCAACCTTGGAATAAATGCCCTTAGTTCTTGCCGACTGAGCTGAAATCGCGTTATCAAATCCAAAAGGGCCTTCAATGATGGTGTCTGGAAAAATAGGGTGAGCAATATGCTCATCGACAATTTCTTTCGCATCCGTAGTTGATGGCATTGCTGGGTTGATGACTTCAGTGGCGGCAATAATGGCTACTTTGACATTGCTGATGCTTAATCTTTTTAAGGCGTCTAAGCTGTTGGCAAGAATTTCTCTTTTGAGTTGAGCGTTAGGCGCAATATTTACCACTGCGTCTGTGACGCCCAGTAGCTTGTGATAACGAGCAAGTTCAAATAAGAAAAGATGGCTGACTCGTTTATCAGTTCGCAGTCCATCACGACTCACAATTGGCCCCATCAGATCTTCGGTATGTAAAGATCCCTTCATTAGAACGGCCAACTTCCCTTCTTTAACCATCTCAACAGCCTTCTTCGTTGCTAAGATGGGGTCTTTGGGCGTATCGACAATTTGTATACCATCTAGAGAGAGTCCTTCAATGGCAGCTAGCTCTTCAATATCTTTTTTAGGGCCTATTAAGATGGGTGTGCACAACTGTCTTTTGATGAGATCAAAAACAGTTTCCAGTGCTGGCGCGCTAAGTGGGTAGACTACTCCAAGAGGTAAATCACTCTTAGCCTCATCAATCATTTTTTCTAAGAGCGGGTATTTCACGTTGAGATTTTTCCTAAGTGTTCCGTGATGCGGTACTGATTAGGAAAGAGTTTGAGAGATGCGCTCAGACGCTTCTTTTAGCTTAGGAATATGCTCCATCGCTTGATTTAATGGGAGTCTTGCGGTTGCTGCATGGACAGCAATTGCTGCCACAACCTCGCCAATAGAGTCTCTTACCGGCACAGCCACACAAGAAACTCCTAATACATACTCTTCGTTATCAACTGCATAACCAGTGCTGACAATTCTCTCCATTTCGGATTCCAACAAGTGGCGATCTGTAATGGTTCTATGAGTAAATTGCTCAAGCGGAAGATTTTCTAAAATCTTAGTACGTTCCTCTACAGGCTTGTAGGCGAGCAGTAATTTTCCGCTGGCACTGCAATGTGGCGGCAGCACTGTTCCGGGGGGGAGGTGCAGACGTAAGGCCCAATTTGCCTCAACACGATCCAAATAAAAAAGTTCGCCACGCCTTAAGACTGCGAGGTTGCAAGTTTCACCAAGATCAGCCACTAAGCCGCGAAGAATGGTGTGACGTATGGCTGAGACAGTGTCGTGCGTTAGTGTCGACATTGCTAAATGTGAAAGGCGCTCACCAGGAGCGTAGGTACGCCCCCCAGGCTCTCGTGCTACCAAGCCCGCCTCTTCGAAAATAGCCAATGTTCTATGCAGAGATGCTTTTGGCATGCCGGTAATTTGCATGAGTTGGGCTAAGGTCGCGGGCTGTTGCAATCCGGCCAAGGCCTCCAAAATCACCACACCCTTCAGCATGGAGGAGTTTTCGCTCGAGTTATCTCTTTTGGCGGTATCTAGCTGTTCGATAGGATCTAATTCAAGCATAAGTGTTAAATCTCATGAAATGTGTCGTTTTGTTCATTCTAATAGAACAAGGTTGTAATTTCTAGGAAAAATGTTAGTATTTTTACTTATACGAAACAACTTGTTCCGTTTAATAAGATCATTTATGCTTCAAGAGATAGCAAATAAGGGCTAAGATAGGCCCAAAAGCAGTTTTAACAGGAGATTGGGTATGCGTAGAAGCAATCTATTAGTCGCTGTTCTGTCGATGGTCCTAGCCTTAACAGGCTCGCTTGGTTTGGCGCAGTTTGCTCAAGCACAAGCTTGGCCAACCAAACCTATTAAATTTATCGTTCCTTATCCACCGGGTGGGGGTACTGATGTTATTGCCCGCATCATGCAAGAACCCTTGAGTCAGGCCCTTGGCCAGCAGATCATCATTGATAATCGCGGTGGCGCTGGCGGCTCAATTGGAACGGACATTGCTGCAAAATCTGCAGCTGATGGTTATACCGTCTTGTTTACTCTCTCTTCCCACACTATTAATCCTGCCATCTATCCAAAGTTGGCATTTGATACTGAAAAAGATTTTTTGTCGGTATCTTTGGTCGCTTCACTGCCGCAAATATTGGTAGCCAATCCCGATTTCCCAGTGAAGTCAGTTAAGGATGTGATTCAAATGGCGAAGGCTAAACCTGATGCAGTTTCTTATGCTTCAGTGGGCAATGGTTCTCCTGGTCATTTGGCTGGTGCAATGATGGCAGGCTCTGCTGGCGTAACCATGATGCACATACCTTATCGTGGTGGTGGCCCTGCAATTACTGATGTGATTGCTGGACAAGTTCCTTTGTTGTGGGTTTCTATTCCAGCTGCTGCTAACTACGTTAAGACCGGAAAACTCAGGGCTTTAGCGGTATCCACTGTAAAGCGTTCGCCAATGTTTCCGGATGTTCCAACTATGGTTGAGCTTGGGTTTAAGGACTACGAAGTCGATTCTTGGTATGCCATATTCGTGCCTGCAGGAACACCAAGTGCCATTGTTGAGACTCTCAATAAGGCCACTATCAAAGTATTGGCTGAGCCAGCTATCAAAGAAAAATTATTAGGTCAAGGCGCCGAAGCGGTGGGTAGTACTCCTGCGCAATTAGGTGCAATTGTGAAAGCAGAATTGGTTAAGTGGAAAAAAGTAACGAAGGATGCCAGCATTAAGGCTGAATAAGTTGCAGTAAATCTGAAGATGCAAATTAATAATTAAAGATAAAAAGATAAATGATGACGCCAGTAGAAGCTATTGTTGAGCGCGGACGTGCGGCTCAAAAAATATACGAGCAATATACGCAAGCACAAGTCAATTTAGTGGTTGAGGCTGTAGCTTGGTCAATATTGGAGCCAAAGCGCAATCAAGAGTTGGCAGAGCTGGCTGTCAAAGATACTGGTCTTGGGGATGTAGCTGATAAGTTTAAAAAGAACTTTAGAAAAACCCTAGGCTTGGTACGAGACTTAAGTTATGCCAAAACGGTGGGGATTATTTCTGAAGATTTAAAAACAGGGCTTACAGAATATGCTCGCCCAGTTGGTGTGGTTGCGGCCATCACGCCTTCAACCAACCCTGGCGCAACCCCAATTAACAAAATTTTGAATGCCTTAAAGTGCCGTAATGCAGTAGTTATTGCGCCCTCTCCAAAAGGGCAATCAACCTGCGCACGTTTGTTGGAGTTTGTTCATCAGCAATTGGATCAAGTAAAAGCGCCTCGTGATTTAGTGCAGATGTTGCCATCACCAATCACCAAAGACTCCACGAATGAATTAATGCGATTAGCTGATCTGGTTGTTGCAACAGGCTCTCAATCTAATATCCGCGCTGCATATACTTGCGGTACACCTGCTTTTGGGGTCGGCGCAGGCAATGTGTTGGTGATTATTGATGAACATGCTGATCTTGCTGGTGCTGCTAACAAAATACTGCAGTCCAAAACATTTGACAACGCTACCAGTTGTTCCAGCGAGAATGGGACGGTCATTTGCGCTCAGGTTTACGACAAAGCCATTGGTGCTCTTGAGGCGGTAGGCGGCTTGATGTTGGATGAGGCTGACAAGAAGAGGCTTGAGGATGTGATGTTCCATCATGGCAAGCTGACATCAACACTGACAGCTCAGAATCCAGCGGTCATTGCTGAGCGCGCTCAATTACAGAATCCAAAAGCAAAATCAGCCAAATTTTTTATGGTTGAAGAGCAGGGTTATGGCCCAGATGCACCATTTTCTGGTGAAAAACTGAGTCCAGTTTTAACCGTTTGGAAGGCTGCAGATTTTGAGGCAGCCAAACAATTAATTGCCAATGTTTATGCCTATCAAGGGGCTGGACATTCTGTTGGCTTTCATACCGCGCAAAGCGGTGACATACAAGCTGCTAGGGCTGCAGCACTAGCGCAGCAATTGCCGGTAGCTAGAATTATTGTGAATCAGGCTCATGCGATTGCAACGGGTGGTAGCTTTGAAAATGGCCTACCTTTTTCTTTATCCATGGGATGTGGTACCTGGGGAAAAAATAATTTCTCTGAGAATATGAATTACCGCCACTACATGAACATCACAAGAGTGGTTAGACCAATCCCTGAGCATGTGCCCAAGGTAGAGGATTTGTTGAAAGAATATTTCAGCCGCTTTCCACAGGCCTAGTTTAAAGATGACTGCAGCTTGCAAGAGTTTGGGCGAAGTACTGGTGCACTGGGAGGCAGTGCAGCCTGAAAAACCATTTCTATTTGCACCTGAGATTGGGTTTTCTCTAACTTATGGGCAGCTCGCAAAAGAAGCGCGTCACTTTTCAACCTGGTTAGAGCAACAAGGTATTAGTGAGCAGGGCCACGTTGGCTTATTTATGCAAAACGGGCGCCAGACCAGCACAGTATTTTTGGCAACCATGTCTTGCGGTCGAGTCATCACACCTTTAAACCTATTGGCCCCCACGGATCAGTTGGCCTGGGTCTTGGATCATAGCGACATTGAAGTTTTGTTTTACTCGCCCGACAAGAAGCAAAGTCTATTTTTGGCCATTGAGAAAACCAAAAGAAAGTTCCTGTTAGTAGAGCTTGACCCAGATGCCGCCGCAGGCCCTTTTATGCAATGCGCCCCTGGAATATTGCCTGCGGTAGAGTCTTCACGACCTGCACTTTTAATGTATACCTCAGGTACAACAGGTACGCCTAAGGGCGTCTTATTAACTCACGCCAATTTATTGCATGCAGCTCGATCCATGGCTGCATGGCATTCATTGACGCAAGCAGATGTTGTATTGAGCTCTTTGCCGATTTATCACATTAATGGCCAGGTAATTTCTACTATTACTCCGTTTGTATCTGGCGGATCTGTTGTGGCCCCACATTCATTCTCTGTAAAG
This region of Polynucleobacter sp. JS-JIR-II-50 genomic DNA includes:
- a CDS encoding bifunctional enoyl-CoA hydratase/phosphate acetyltransferase codes for the protein MKYPLLEKMIDEAKSDLPLGVVYPLSAPALETVFDLIKRQLCTPILIGPKKDIEELAAIEGLSLDGIQIVDTPKDPILATKKAVEMVKEGKLAVLMKGSLHTEDLMGPIVSRDGLRTDKRVSHLFLFELARYHKLLGVTDAVVNIAPNAQLKREILANSLDALKRLSISNVKVAIIAATEVINPAMPSTTDAKEIVDEHIAHPIFPDTIIEGPFGFDNAISAQSARTKGIYSKVAGDPDLLLMPDLQVGNILYKSFVYMAGAECAGTILGAQVPITLTSRSDSVFSRVASTAMAILLAKNPQ
- a CDS encoding aldehyde dehydrogenase family protein, giving the protein MMTPVEAIVERGRAAQKIYEQYTQAQVNLVVEAVAWSILEPKRNQELAELAVKDTGLGDVADKFKKNFRKTLGLVRDLSYAKTVGIISEDLKTGLTEYARPVGVVAAITPSTNPGATPINKILNALKCRNAVVIAPSPKGQSTCARLLEFVHQQLDQVKAPRDLVQMLPSPITKDSTNELMRLADLVVATGSQSNIRAAYTCGTPAFGVGAGNVLVIIDEHADLAGAANKILQSKTFDNATSCSSENGTVICAQVYDKAIGALEAVGGLMLDEADKKRLEDVMFHHGKLTSTLTAQNPAVIAERAQLQNPKAKSAKFFMVEEQGYGPDAPFSGEKLSPVLTVWKAADFEAAKQLIANVYAYQGAGHSVGFHTAQSGDIQAARAAALAQQLPVARIIVNQAHAIATGGSFENGLPFSLSMGCGTWGKNNFSENMNYRHYMNITRVVRPIPEHVPKVEDLLKEYFSRFPQA
- a CDS encoding IclR family transcriptional regulator, coding for MLELDPIEQLDTAKRDNSSENSSMLKGVVILEALAGLQQPATLAQLMQITGMPKASLHRTLAIFEEAGLVAREPGGRTYAPGERLSHLAMSTLTHDTVSAIRHTILRGLVADLGETCNLAVLRRGELFYLDRVEANWALRLHLPPGTVLPPHCSASGKLLLAYKPVEERTKILENLPLEQFTHRTITDRHLLESEMERIVSTGYAVDNEEYVLGVSCVAVPVRDSIGEVVAAIAVHAATARLPLNQAMEHIPKLKEASERISQTLS
- a CDS encoding tripartite tricarboxylate transporter substrate binding protein; the protein is MRRSNLLVAVLSMVLALTGSLGLAQFAQAQAWPTKPIKFIVPYPPGGGTDVIARIMQEPLSQALGQQIIIDNRGGAGGSIGTDIAAKSAADGYTVLFTLSSHTINPAIYPKLAFDTEKDFLSVSLVASLPQILVANPDFPVKSVKDVIQMAKAKPDAVSYASVGNGSPGHLAGAMMAGSAGVTMMHIPYRGGGPAITDVIAGQVPLLWVSIPAAANYVKTGKLRALAVSTVKRSPMFPDVPTMVELGFKDYEVDSWYAIFVPAGTPSAIVETLNKATIKVLAEPAIKEKLLGQGAEAVGSTPAQLGAIVKAELVKWKKVTKDASIKAE
- a CDS encoding molybdopterin oxidoreductase family protein: MFKIFSSDPVHDPVNKQAPATEIKKTTCYMCACRCGIRAHLRDGKLVYIDGNPEHPLNQGVICAKGSSGIMKQNSPARITQPLLRKAGSERGNGEFEPISWEKAFDILTERLAKIRATDPKKFALFTGRDQMQALTGLFARQFGTPNYAAHGGFCSVNMAAGMIYTIGGSFWEFGGPDLDQAKLFVMIGTAEDHHSNPMKIALSKFKRAGGRFISINPVRTGYSAIADEWIPIKPGTDGALFMALMHELIRLEKYDAPFLKRFSNSAQLVCMDSGPEEGLFLYDPDSDPLNLDLPHNKYIWDEKSQSAKPCFAQGTSPALLGEYVMGPGPHQGKKVVPSFELLKRQVSETTPEWAAAITSISAERIRKLALEMADTAFGQEFELPIQWTDSWGEKHESVTGRPVAFHAMRGLSAHSNGFQTTRGLAVLMSLLGTIDRPGGFRHKAPYPRQVPPNAKPPSSENDIKPNTPLAKPPLGWPTQPEDLALDSDGKPLRIDKAYSWEHPLAAHGLMHNVITNAVKGDPYSIDTLMIFMANMSWNSTMNTMEVREHLNAKNDDGEFKIPFLVVCDAFQSEMVDLADLVLPDTTYLERHDVMSMLDRPISEFDGPVDSVRIPVLEPLGECKPFQEVLIELASRLKFPAFTTPEGDRKFKDYPDFITRFQTTLDSGIGFLSGWRGKDGDKSLRGEPNPNQWQKYAENNCVHQYHMPPEHQYMRNWNKGYLDFSKDNALRQKNDPIMIAIYSDILQRFRLAATGKRPGAQPPEHLKARIYKYFDPLPFWYPPLEDEATDLTKFTLNAITQRPMAMYHSWDSQNAWLRQIHSHNYLYVNTATALKSGIADGAWMWIESQWGKVRCMARHSEAVDPGTVWTWNAIGKAESAWSLTSDADESKKGFLLNHLISEELPLGGFTVSNSDPITGQAGWYDVRVRLAPADENEPKETWPQVKAFEVPGMALKKSGETK